The uncultured Subdoligranulum sp. genomic sequence AAGGTGCCTCGGTGGGCGTTTCGGTGGGCGCCGGCGTGGGGGTGGCCACCACCTGATCCACCGTCACCGTCTGTTCCGGCAGACCGCCCTCGGCGCCCTGGTTCAGATCGGACTCCGATTCGTTGCCGGAGCCCGCCACGTCGGTCAGGCCTGCCAGCAGCTTGTCGGTGCTGGCCAGGATGGCGTCGGTCTGGGACTGCATGTCGGCGATCTTGTCGTCCAGATTGCTGCCGGAGGTTTCCTCCTCCTGCTGGGCGCCGTTGTTGCGGTTGGCCGCACTGGCGGCGCTCTGCTGGGCATACCGGTCCACGCTGGCGCTGAGCAGACTGCTCACCGCGGGCATGGGCTGGTCCTTGCGCTGATACTGCAGCGCCGTCAGCAGCGGTTCTTCCGCCGCCGTGATGGAGGCGCCGTCCAGCGCCGCGGCCTCGTCCTCGTCGATGAGCCGTCCCGTGACGCAGAGCAGAACGCCCTGCTCACTGGTGGTGCTGGTCAGCGTCAGGAAGTGGGAGTCGTCGCCGAACTCCACGTTGGTCTGCCACAGGCTGCGGGCCTGGATGCCCGCCACAAAGGACAGGTAGTCGTAATAGTTGGACAGGTCGGTGCTGCCGTACAGATCGAAGGCGCCCTCCCCTTCCTCGGCGGGGTCCAGGTAGTAGACCGCCACCACCTTGAAGCGGTAGGTGCCGCTTTGCAGGTAGAGGGTAAAGCCGCTGTTTTCCTTGATGACATCCTCCTGGGCCAGCGACGCGTAGCTGTCGCCGGTGCATTCCAGTACGGTGTTGCCCGCCGTGGCCTGGTCCAGGTTGCTAGCCGTGGCAAAGCGGGTCAGCACGGCCGGAACCGCGTTTTCCCCGGTGCCGGGCTGGGTGCCTGCTGCGTAGACCAGCGTGCCGTCCAGCCCGGGCCAGCCCAGGTAGCCCACCGCGCCGGGACGTTTCTCCAGGGCGTTGGCCAGGTAGCTCTCCGCCGTGTCGTCGTACACCGTGGTGCCGTAATTCTTGGCTGCCGGGCGGGTGCCCAGGTCGTTGCGGAAGAACCACCACAGCGCCCCCACGCCGGCCAGAATCAGCAGCAGGATGACGATGAGGATCATCGTCACGGTGCGGCGGCGACGGCGCTCGGTGCGCTCGATGATGGCAAGGCTCCGGTTCTTGATGCTGGACGCCGCGGGCGCGTCGGAACGGACCCGCGCTGCGGGTTCCTTTTTGGCCGGGCGGCGACGGCTCTGGGCAGCTGCCAGTTCAGCCTCGTCCTCCTCCGAGAACAGCCGGGTGGCCGCCTTGGTGAAATCCTCCGCCGTGGTGGTGCGGCCGGCGGCGGCATCGGCTTCATCGGCCGCCTGGGCCGCTGCCAGGGCCTGGGGATCCAGTTCCGCCGAGAAATCCGGCACATCCCCGTCCAGCAGGGAGGGTGCCGGGTCCTTCTGCCCGGAAGGATAAAGCGGCGTATCGTAGTTTTCCGTTTCCCGGGTGCGGCGGCGGCGCGCTGCCGTGGCCGCCTGGGGGCCGGCGGTGCGGATGTTCATGGGGTCGGTGTTGTCGCTGCCCGCCGTGTCCAGATCGGTCTCGAACTGGATGGTGCCGGTGGGGGCCGTGTCCACCGCGGGCTGGCGCGCCGTATGGGCGGCCGGCCGGGGGGCCGTATAGGCGGGCGGGCTCTCCGGCTCCGCCGTATCAAAGTCCATCATCGGCTCAAAATCCGCCGTGTGGTCGGCGTCCTGGGTGGCGGGGGTGCGGCGGCGCAGCGAAAACCGCACCGTGTTGCCCCGCTCCCGCCCTGCCTCGGACACCAGCAGCAGCGGATGTTCCCGCCCGGGGCGGAAGGTGATGCAGGAATCGGTCAGCCGCAGCCCCTGCATGCGGCGGCGCAGCAGATCGAGAATCTGGTTGCCGATGGCCGCATCGCTGAGTTCGGGCGGCAGCGCACAGGCCACGGCGCCGTGGCGGTCGCAGATCAGCACAAAGGGACACTGCCCCACGGTGGCCGGCATGTAGGCCGCCGCAAAGTCGGCGCCGGTGACCTGCATGGCCGACACCGCCCGGCCCGCGGCCGCCTGGACCACATCGCCGGGGAATTTCTTCAGCAGCTGGGGCGGCACCTTGATCTGGCGCTCCCGCTGGGGGTCCGCATAGCTCTCGGTACCGAAGTCAAACACCGCCTCGCTGTGGGACAGCGGCTGCAGCAGGCTGCCCACCAGACGGCCGGTGGTTTCGTCCACCGCCACCAGCAGCTTCCGCTTCTGCAGCATCAGGTCCAGCGTTGCCTGGGCCAGGCTGGTCTCCCCCGTGCCGAATACGTCGTCGCCGAATTTGGCGCGCAGGCGCTGCACCCATTTCTCGCAGTACTGTTCGGCCATGGCCCGGTTGGGCGCACTCACCTGGACGCAGACGGCGAATTCTCCGTCCCGTTCCAGCAGGCGCAGCCCCGGGCAGCCGTCGTCACGGATCTGCCGCAGCACAGCCGACACTTCGGCCGCGGTGGGGCCGAATACGCGCAAAATTTTGAGTTGTGTGTTGACCATGATCTGCCTTTCTTTCGGTACTCAGATGTTGCTCTCCTGGGGCGGCGTCTGGGGCGTGACGGCCATGCCGTCCGGCACCGGCAGTTCCAGTGCCATCCGCCGCAAAAGGTCCAGGGCATACAGGGCTGCCCGGGCGCGGATGATGCTGCGCTCGTGGTAGCCGCCCAGGACCAGCCGCAGCAGCCAGCCCCGGTTGGTGCGGGCGTCCGCCCCCGCCAGGTAGACGGTGCCCACCGGTTTGCCGGGCAGCGCCCCGCCGGGGCCCGCCAGGCCGGTGATGCCCACCGCCAGCTCCGCGCCGGAAGCCCGGGCGGCACCGAAGGCCATGGCCACCGCCACCGGGCCGGACACCACGTTGTATTGTTCGATGAGGGCGGCGTCCACCCCCAGCAGTTTCTGTTTGGCGGCCTCGGCGTAGGTGACAAAGCCGTAGCCGAACACCTCGCTGGAGCCTGGCACGTTGGTGAGCCGCTGGGCGATCATGCCGCCGGTGCAGCTTTCCGCCGTGGCGGCGTGCAGGCCTTTTTCCCGCAGGATGCGCACCACGGTGTATTCCAGGGCGGGCACGTCCACATCGTAGGCCGCATCCCCCAGGATGTCCCGGAACTTCTGCAGGTAGGCCTTGCAGGAGCGTTCCGCCGCTTCCGGGGTGGCTTCCCGGGCGGTGATGCGGATCTCGCTCTCCCCCGTCTTGCAGTAGATGGCCGCCGTGGGGTTGGTGCTCTCAAAGAGGGGCGCCACCTTGGTGGCAATGCTGCTCTCGCCCCCCAGCACCCGCAGCGTGTGGGAGTGGATCGTGCAGTTCTGGCGCTTCTGCAGTGCCGGGCGGATCTGCTGGGTCCACATCCCCTTCATCTCCCGGGGCACCCCGGGCATGAGCACGGCGCAGTGGCCGGTGCTGTCCTCAAACCAGGCGCCGGGGGCGGTGCCGAAGTCATTGACGATCTTATGGCCGATGGTGGGCACCATGGCCTGTTTGCGGTTGTTGGGGGTGGGCTTGCGGTTGGTGCGGGCGAAGAAGGCGAGAATCTTCTGCCATTCCTCCTCGTCAAAGTGCAGCGTATCGCCGAAAGCCTGGGCCACCGTCTCCTTGGTCAGGTCGTCCTCGGTGGGGCCCAGCCCGCCGGAAAACACCAGCAGGTCGCTGCGCTGCCGTGCCCGGTTCACGAGATCCCGCAGACGCTCGGGGTTATCCCCGATCACATGCTGGTGGAGCACACTGATGCCCAGCTCGGCCAGTTCCCGGCTCAAGAACTGGGCGTTGGTGTTGAGGATATCCCCCAGCAGCAGCTCGGTGCCCACACAGATGATCTCTGCCGTCACAGCAAGTCCTCCTCCCCCATGCGGATGGCAATCTTCTCCACGTTTTCAGCGGCCTCACTCTCCAGCGCCCGCAGGTCGGGCATACCCTCCTCCGCCGCCAGAATCTCGGCCAGCGTGGGGTTGGTCTTGGGATGGGGCGGCGTGAAGATGGTGCAGCAGTCCTCGTAGGGCTCGATGGAGGTATCAAAGGTGCCGATCTTGCGGGAGAGGGCGATGATCTCGGTCTTGTCCATACCGATGCAGGGCCGCAGCACCGGCAGGTCCTGGGCGGCGTCGGTGCAGACCATAGCCGCCATCGTCTGGCTGGCCACCTGGGCCAGGCTCTCGCCGGTGATCAGCGCCTGCAGTTCCAGTTTGGTGGCCACCTGGTTGGCGATGCGCAGCATGCTGCGGCGCATCAGCACGGTGAACAGCACGTCGGGGGCGTGGTCCCGGATGTATTCCTGGGGTTTGGTGTAGGGCACCACAAACAGCGTGCAGTTGCCGGTGTATTCCACCAGTTCTTTGGCCAGCTTTTCCACCTTCAGTTTGGCCCGCAGGCTGGTGTAGGGCGGGCTGGCAAAGTGGATGTGATGCAGCGCCAGGCCCCGGCGCGCCATGCACCAGGCCGCCACCGGGCTGTCGATGCCGCCCGAAAGCAGGTTCAGCGCCCGGCCGCTGGTGCCCACCGGCAAACCGCCGGCGGC encodes the following:
- a CDS encoding competence/damage-inducible protein A produces the protein MTAEIICVGTELLLGDILNTNAQFLSRELAELGISVLHQHVIGDNPERLRDLVNRARQRSDLLVFSGGLGPTEDDLTKETVAQAFGDTLHFDEEEWQKILAFFARTNRKPTPNNRKQAMVPTIGHKIVNDFGTAPGAWFEDSTGHCAVLMPGVPREMKGMWTQQIRPALQKRQNCTIHSHTLRVLGGESSIATKVAPLFESTNPTAAIYCKTGESEIRITAREATPEAAERSCKAYLQKFRDILGDAAYDVDVPALEYTVVRILREKGLHAATAESCTGGMIAQRLTNVPGSSEVFGYGFVTYAEAAKQKLLGVDAALIEQYNVVSGPVAVAMAFGAARASGAELAVGITGLAGPGGALPGKPVGTVYLAGADARTNRGWLLRLVLGGYHERSIIRARAALYALDLLRRMALELPVPDGMAVTPQTPPQESNI
- the thiI gene encoding tRNA uracil 4-sulfurtransferase ThiI; translation: MKEIILAYQGEMTLKGLNRGKFEARLAKIIRWRLEPLGKFKVYQAQSTVFIEPLEDDLDMDEAFRRVSRVFGIVKMSRAVECGKEFEAICETAEAYLGQALRGVRTFKVEAKRADKSYPLKSPEICRELGAYLLDKHHHLRVDVHHPQLEIMVEIRDHAAYVHGPKVEAAGGLPVGTSGRALNLLSGGIDSPVAAWCMARRGLALHHIHFASPPYTSLRAKLKVEKLAKELVEYTGNCTLFVVPYTKPQEYIRDHAPDVLFTVLMRRSMLRIANQVATKLELQALITGESLAQVASQTMAAMVCTDAAQDLPVLRPCIGMDKTEIIALSRKIGTFDTSIEPYEDCCTIFTPPHPKTNPTLAEILAAEEGMPDLRALESEAAENVEKIAIRMGEEDLL
- a CDS encoding SpoIID/LytB domain-containing protein produces the protein MVNTQLKILRVFGPTAAEVSAVLRQIRDDGCPGLRLLERDGEFAVCVQVSAPNRAMAEQYCEKWVQRLRAKFGDDVFGTGETSLAQATLDLMLQKRKLLVAVDETTGRLVGSLLQPLSHSEAVFDFGTESYADPQRERQIKVPPQLLKKFPGDVVQAAAGRAVSAMQVTGADFAAAYMPATVGQCPFVLICDRHGAVACALPPELSDAAIGNQILDLLRRRMQGLRLTDSCITFRPGREHPLLLVSEAGRERGNTVRFSLRRRTPATQDADHTADFEPMMDFDTAEPESPPAYTAPRPAAHTARQPAVDTAPTGTIQFETDLDTAGSDNTDPMNIRTAGPQAATAARRRRTRETENYDTPLYPSGQKDPAPSLLDGDVPDFSAELDPQALAAAQAADEADAAAGRTTTAEDFTKAATRLFSEEDEAELAAAQSRRRPAKKEPAARVRSDAPAASSIKNRSLAIIERTERRRRRTVTMILIVILLLILAGVGALWWFFRNDLGTRPAAKNYGTTVYDDTAESYLANALEKRPGAVGYLGWPGLDGTLVYAAGTQPGTGENAVPAVLTRFATASNLDQATAGNTVLECTGDSYASLAQEDVIKENSGFTLYLQSGTYRFKVVAVYYLDPAEEGEGAFDLYGSTDLSNYYDYLSFVAGIQARSLWQTNVEFGDDSHFLTLTSTTSEQGVLLCVTGRLIDEDEAAALDGASITAAEEPLLTALQYQRKDQPMPAVSSLLSASVDRYAQQSAASAANRNNGAQQEEETSGSNLDDKIADMQSQTDAILASTDKLLAGLTDVAGSGNESESDLNQGAEGGLPEQTVTVDQVVATPTPAPTETPTEAPSESASSEGGDSSSSTDSGSSGDSGNTSSGGDTINVTMNGTAQTMDLVQCLAMVAQNELGPNAPAEAYKAQCVATHCWILSQSGYPSVAGTTPGATALAAAQEVARVLITYNGQVCFTPYFASASTGTASAADVWGNDRPWLQAVDSPYDQSVASNWNTNGNSSGTARFSRQTLQDRIKSELGIDLSGVDPNNWFKILSANQYGWVAKIQVGPDGNSETVSGRWFRENLLARQSVDGRSLRSQCFTVSYDAGMDCFIFDVYGYGHGCGMSQWGAIGYAQNGWGYQDILLHYYPGTTITTY